A single genomic interval of Streptomyces sp. BA2 harbors:
- a CDS encoding M13 family metallopeptidase — protein MSMLDDARAGMNPEIRPQDDLFGHVNGHWLEDEPIPEDRSSWGPFVQLVDTAEEQVQVIIQDLASAASAGAVPDDARKIATLYASFMDEEAIAARGLAPAQPLIDEVAGLRDTRELAAFLGRFERTGGSGLFGSYIDSDDRDSDRYLFNILQGGLGLPDESYYREEKFAEIREKYVAHLTELLTLGQHASPAEAAQAVLALETRLAAGHWERAETRDVQKTYNLTTLDELTALAPEFDWRGYAEGLGGSEATIAETCVRQPSYLSHLSAVLAEVPIEQWRDWTLVRVLRSCAPYLTDAFVRNNFEFYGRTLNGTPELRARWKRAVAFVEGSIGEAVGKEYVARHFPPSSKAMMDDLVANLLEAYRQSIARLDWMTDETKERAYEKLATFRPKIGYPDTFRDYSALEVSSDDLLGNAHAAAAFESDRQLAKIGAPVDRDEWFMLPQTVNAYYNPGTNEICFPAGILQKPFFSPDADPAENYGGIGSVIGHEIGHGFDDQGAQYDGAGNLNDWWTAADKTAFEAKSKALVKQYDAFSPRNLPGEFVNGSLTVGENIGDLGGLTIGHTAYKIALNGDPVPTSDGMTGSQRLFMNWAYCWRTKRRKEQEQQYLTIDPHSPPEFRANIVRNLDEFHEAFGTADGDGLWLDQAERVRIW, from the coding sequence ATGAGCATGCTGGATGACGCCCGCGCGGGCATGAACCCTGAGATCCGGCCGCAGGACGACCTGTTCGGCCACGTCAACGGTCACTGGCTGGAGGACGAGCCGATCCCCGAGGATCGCTCAAGCTGGGGCCCCTTTGTGCAGTTGGTCGACACGGCCGAGGAACAAGTGCAGGTGATCATCCAGGACCTCGCGTCGGCCGCCTCGGCCGGCGCCGTCCCGGATGACGCGCGCAAGATCGCCACGCTGTACGCCTCCTTCATGGACGAGGAGGCGATCGCCGCCCGCGGGCTCGCTCCGGCGCAGCCCCTGATCGACGAGGTCGCGGGGTTGCGGGACACCCGGGAGCTCGCGGCGTTCCTCGGCCGCTTCGAGCGGACCGGCGGCTCCGGTCTCTTCGGTTCCTACATCGACTCGGACGACCGCGACTCCGACCGCTACCTCTTCAACATCCTCCAGGGCGGGCTCGGCCTGCCCGACGAGTCGTACTACCGCGAAGAGAAGTTCGCCGAGATCCGCGAGAAGTACGTCGCCCACCTCACCGAGCTGCTCACGCTCGGGCAGCACGCCTCGCCCGCCGAGGCCGCGCAGGCGGTCCTCGCCCTGGAGACCCGTCTCGCCGCAGGACACTGGGAGCGGGCCGAGACGCGTGACGTACAGAAGACCTACAACCTCACCACCCTGGACGAACTGACCGCCCTGGCACCGGAGTTCGACTGGCGCGGCTACGCCGAGGGGCTCGGCGGCTCGGAGGCCACCATCGCCGAGACGTGCGTCCGCCAGCCGTCCTACCTCAGCCACCTGTCCGCGGTCCTCGCCGAGGTGCCGATCGAGCAGTGGCGGGACTGGACGCTGGTCCGCGTCCTTCGCTCCTGCGCGCCGTACCTCACGGACGCGTTCGTCCGGAACAACTTCGAGTTCTACGGCCGCACCCTCAACGGCACCCCGGAGCTGCGCGCCCGGTGGAAGCGGGCGGTCGCCTTCGTCGAGGGCTCCATCGGTGAGGCCGTCGGCAAGGAGTACGTGGCGCGGCACTTCCCGCCGAGCTCCAAGGCGATGATGGACGACCTCGTCGCCAACCTCCTGGAGGCCTACCGCCAGTCGATCGCCCGTCTTGACTGGATGACGGACGAGACGAAGGAGCGCGCCTACGAGAAGCTCGCCACGTTCCGCCCCAAGATCGGCTACCCCGACACCTTCCGGGACTACTCGGCCCTGGAGGTCTCCAGCGACGACCTGCTCGGCAACGCGCACGCGGCGGCCGCCTTCGAGTCCGACCGGCAGCTCGCCAAGATCGGCGCCCCGGTCGACCGCGACGAGTGGTTCATGCTGCCGCAGACGGTCAACGCGTACTACAACCCGGGCACCAACGAGATCTGCTTCCCGGCGGGCATCCTGCAGAAGCCGTTCTTCTCTCCCGACGCCGACCCCGCCGAGAACTACGGCGGCATCGGCTCGGTCATCGGCCACGAGATCGGCCACGGCTTCGACGACCAGGGCGCGCAGTACGACGGCGCGGGCAACCTCAACGACTGGTGGACGGCGGCCGACAAGACCGCGTTCGAGGCGAAGTCGAAGGCGCTGGTCAAGCAGTACGACGCGTTCTCGCCCCGGAACCTCCCCGGCGAGTTCGTCAACGGCTCGCTGACGGTGGGCGAGAACATCGGCGACCTGGGCGGCCTGACCATCGGGCACACGGCGTACAAGATCGCGCTCAATGGCGACCCCGTGCCCACGAGCGACGGCATGACCGGCTCGCAGCGGCTGTTCATGAACTGGGCCTACTGCTGGCGCACCAAGCGCCGCAAGGAGCAGGAGCAGCAGTACCTCACCATCGACCCGCACTCGCCGCCGGAGTTCCGGGCCAACATCGTCCGTAACCTCGACGAGTTCCACGAGGCGTTCGGGACGGCGGACGGTGACGGCCTCTGGCTGGACCAGGCGGAGCGCGTCAGGATCTGGTGA
- a CDS encoding NtaA/DmoA family FMN-dependent monooxygenase (This protein belongs to a clade of FMN-dependent monooxygenases, within a broader family of flavin-dependent oxidoreductases, the luciferase-like monooxygenase (LMM) family, some of whose members use coenzyme F420 rather than FMN.), translated as MSKSPDKPLKQIHLAAHFPGVNNTTVWSDPEAGSHIEFSSFAHFARTAERAKFDFLFLAEGLRLREQGGKIYDLDVVGRPDTFAVLTALAAVTEHLGLTGTINSTFNEPYEVARQFASLDHLSGGRAAWNVVTSWDSFTGENFRRGGFLPQEERYSRAKEFLSTAGELFDSWRGDEIVADQETGTFLRDARAGSFVHQGQHFDIQGQFNVPRSPQGRPVIFQAGDSDEGREFAAAGADAIFSRYSTLDEGQAFYTDVKGRLARHGRTHDQLLILPAATFVIADTDAEAEELSREVRRKQVSGATAIKHLEFVWNRDLSAYDPEGPLPDIDPDVGEHTIARGRAQVRMYRDPLATAREWRELAAANKWSIRDLVIETGNRQSFVGSPATVAETINTFVQADASDGFILVPHITPGGLDAFADTVVPLLQERGVFRTEYEGTTLRDHLGLAHPDAGVRTSEPEPESVPASAGH; from the coding sequence ATGAGCAAGTCACCGGACAAGCCGCTCAAGCAGATCCACCTCGCGGCGCACTTCCCCGGCGTCAACAACACCACCGTATGGAGCGACCCGGAGGCCGGAAGCCACATCGAGTTCAGCTCCTTCGCGCACTTCGCGCGGACCGCCGAGCGCGCCAAGTTCGACTTCCTGTTCCTCGCCGAAGGGCTGCGCCTGCGTGAACAGGGCGGCAAAATCTACGACTTGGACGTCGTCGGGAGGCCCGACACCTTCGCCGTCCTCACCGCACTCGCCGCCGTCACCGAACACCTCGGCCTGACCGGCACCATCAACTCCACCTTCAACGAGCCCTACGAGGTGGCCCGCCAGTTCGCCAGCCTCGACCACCTCTCGGGCGGACGCGCCGCCTGGAACGTCGTGACCTCCTGGGACTCCTTCACCGGCGAGAACTTCCGCCGCGGCGGATTCCTGCCGCAGGAGGAGCGCTACTCCAGGGCGAAGGAATTCCTCAGCACGGCGGGCGAGCTGTTCGACTCCTGGCGCGGGGACGAGATCGTCGCCGACCAGGAGACCGGCACCTTCCTGCGCGACGCCCGGGCGGGTTCCTTCGTCCACCAGGGCCAACACTTCGACATTCAGGGGCAGTTCAACGTCCCCCGCAGTCCTCAGGGGCGGCCGGTCATCTTCCAGGCCGGTGATTCGGACGAGGGGCGTGAGTTCGCTGCCGCCGGTGCGGACGCGATCTTCAGCCGGTACAGCACCCTCGACGAAGGCCAGGCGTTCTACACGGACGTCAAGGGCCGCCTGGCCCGCCACGGCCGCACCCACGACCAGCTCCTCATCCTGCCCGCCGCGACCTTCGTCATCGCGGACACGGACGCCGAGGCGGAGGAACTCTCCCGCGAGGTGCGGCGCAAGCAGGTCAGCGGCGCCACCGCGATCAAGCACCTGGAGTTCGTCTGGAACCGCGACCTCTCCGCGTACGACCCGGAAGGCCCGCTGCCCGACATCGACCCGGACGTCGGCGAGCACACCATCGCCCGCGGCCGGGCCCAGGTGCGGATGTACCGCGACCCGCTGGCCACCGCCCGGGAGTGGCGCGAGCTGGCTGCCGCGAACAAGTGGTCCATCCGCGACCTCGTCATCGAGACCGGCAACCGCCAGTCCTTCGTCGGCTCCCCGGCCACCGTCGCCGAGACGATCAACACTTTCGTCCAGGCCGACGCCTCCGACGGCTTCATCCTCGTCCCGCACATCACCCCCGGCGGCCTCGACGCCTTCGCCGACACCGTGGTCCCGCTGCTCCAGGAGCGCGGCGTCTTCCGTACGGAGTACGAGGGCACCACCCTGCGCGACCACCTGGGCCTGGCCCATCCCGACGCGGGCGTCCGCACGTCCGAGCCCGAGCCCGAGTCCGTGCCCGCGTCGGCCGGCCACTGA
- a CDS encoding LLM class flavin-dependent oxidoreductase, whose amino-acid sequence MSSSPSPSSALPSSDPTAPSAALHLAVALDGAGWHPAAWREPAARPRELFTARYWADLVTEAERGLLDFVTIEDALGLQSSHFTEPDERTDQLRGRLDAVLIAARVAPLTSHIGLVPTVVATHTEPFHISKAIATLDYVSTGRAGLRVQVSARRNEAAHFGRRTFPAFRFEDLESPAVRELAADLFDEAADYVEVVRRLWDSWDDDAEIRDVATGRFIDRDKLHYIDFEGKYFSVKGPSITPRPPQGQPVVSALAHETSTGAPFRLIGRSADIGYVTPRDARHARAVVTAVRAEQDAAGRADEPLHLFGDLVVFLDDDPAAARARRERLDALAGHPYTSDARVFTGTPAQLADLLQELRQAGLTGFRLRPAVIGHDLPAITRGLVPELQRRGAFRHAYEADTLRGLLGLARPAGRYAATATA is encoded by the coding sequence GTGTCGTCATCACCTTCACCTTCATCCGCCCTGCCCTCTTCCGATCCCACTGCTCCTTCCGCGGCGCTGCACCTCGCCGTCGCGCTCGACGGCGCGGGCTGGCACCCGGCCGCTTGGCGCGAACCCGCCGCCCGCCCACGGGAGTTGTTCACCGCCAGGTACTGGGCCGATCTGGTCACCGAGGCCGAGCGCGGCCTGCTCGACTTCGTGACGATCGAGGACGCGCTCGGCCTCCAGTCCTCGCACTTCACCGAACCCGACGAACGCACCGATCAGCTCCGCGGACGGCTCGACGCCGTCCTCATCGCCGCCCGCGTGGCCCCGCTGACCAGCCACATCGGTCTTGTGCCGACGGTGGTGGCCACCCACACGGAGCCCTTCCACATCTCCAAGGCGATCGCCACGCTCGACTACGTGAGCACGGGCCGCGCGGGCCTGCGCGTACAGGTGTCGGCACGCCGGAACGAGGCCGCGCACTTCGGACGCCGTACCTTCCCCGCCTTCCGTTTCGAGGACCTCGAAAGCCCGGCCGTACGGGAGTTGGCCGCCGATCTCTTCGACGAGGCGGCCGACTACGTCGAAGTGGTGCGCCGGCTCTGGGACAGCTGGGACGACGACGCGGAGATCCGGGACGTCGCCACCGGCCGTTTCATCGACCGCGACAAGCTGCACTACATCGACTTCGAGGGCAAGTACTTCAGCGTCAAGGGCCCCTCGATCACGCCCCGCCCGCCACAGGGGCAGCCCGTCGTCAGCGCGCTCGCCCACGAGACCTCCACCGGCGCGCCGTTCCGGCTCATCGGCCGCTCCGCCGACATCGGATACGTCACCCCGCGCGACGCCCGGCACGCACGCGCCGTCGTCACGGCGGTCCGCGCCGAACAGGACGCGGCCGGACGGGCCGACGAACCCCTGCACCTCTTCGGTGACCTGGTGGTGTTCCTCGACGACGACCCGGCCGCCGCCAGGGCCCGCCGCGAGCGTCTGGACGCCCTCGCCGGCCACCCGTACACCAGTGACGCGCGGGTGTTCACGGGCACGCCCGCCCAACTGGCAGACCTGCTACAGGAGTTGCGGCAGGCCGGACTCACCGGGTTCCGGCTGCGCCCCGCCGTCATCGGCCACGACCTCCCAGCGATCACCCGGGGCCTGGTGCCCGAGCTCCAGCGGCGCGGCGCCTTCCGGCACGCGTACGAAGCCGACACCCTGCGCGGCCTCCTCGGCCTCGCCCGCCCGGCCGGCCGCTACGCCGCCACCGCCACCGCCTGA
- a CDS encoding putative leader peptide gives MTDVPQVPPVPAPRVLVIAPSRQVHLYSRPHIDLQRVAGALCRS, from the coding sequence GTGACGGACGTGCCACAGGTGCCGCCCGTGCCCGCCCCGCGCGTCCTCGTGATCGCCCCGAGCCGCCAGGTGCATCTGTACTCCCGGCCGCACATCGACCTGCAGCGCGTCGCCGGCGCCCTCTGTCGTTCCTGA
- a CDS encoding beta-L-arabinofuranosidase domain-containing protein: MAPAPTPARRAVLRAAVLAAAIPVIPSLAASRAGAAPRSVVPASARPFALKDVALGKGLFAAKRALMLDHGRGYDVDRLLQVFRANAGLSTRGAVAPGGWEGLDGEANGNLRGHYTGHFLTMLSQAYGSTGEKAYADRIRSMIGALTEVREALRHDPNVLSVSGRFGTAAENVRGSHQYVDLPSGVLGDATDLTLSAWVKPAHDADWTRILDCGHDTSRYLYLAARNADGVPRFALTSDGPGGEQGINGTEPLALNEWNHVAVTIAGSTGTLYVNGTAVAANTAMTLDPAALGPLKNNWLGRSNFAADPVFAGAFDEVNVWSRALTAGEIAGLQDEPAADSPAGAGDLASYAFDETSGASFADRSGRGRHATLRRTWGGPSHPGFLAAYPETQFITLESMTRGDYTVVWAPYYTAHKILRGVLDAYLHTDDSRAFDLASGMCDWMYARLSALPRTTLQRMWGIFSSGEFGGIVEAICDLYAITGKAEHLALARLFDLDKLIDACAAGDDTLDGLHANQHIPIFTGLLRLYDETGSRRYLTAAKNFWGMVVPTRMYGIGGTSTGEFWKAPGVIAGTLGDTTAETCCAYNLLKLSRSLFLHEQDPAYMDYYERALYNQVLGSKQDKADAEKPLVTYFIGLTPGHVRDYTPKAGTTCCEGTGMESATKYQDSVYFRKADDSALYVNLYSPSTLTWKDKGVTVTQTTDYPREQGTTLTVRGSTAAFDLRLRVPAWAGSGFAVTVNGRKAKGDPVPGAYFSVSRTWRDGDTVRVSIPFRLRVEKTLDKPDVQALFYGPVHLVARGSAKTYLRFALHRNTALSGDLLPTLTPVDGEPLHYTLDGVRLAPFHEGTQDPTHAYFQRVEPKMVFGTTDSGVANPARPDGTTLLDEIWSAAPFRNKTALVNHVRTVVDIWVGGGRLSAADGKKVVSTAKSATYVP, encoded by the coding sequence ATGGCCCCCGCCCCCACGCCCGCCAGACGAGCAGTCCTCCGTGCCGCGGTTCTCGCGGCGGCGATACCGGTGATCCCGTCGCTCGCCGCAAGCAGGGCGGGCGCGGCTCCGCGATCCGTGGTTCCTGCGAGTGCGCGGCCGTTCGCGCTCAAGGACGTGGCCCTGGGCAAGGGACTCTTCGCCGCCAAGCGCGCCCTGATGCTCGACCACGGCCGGGGCTACGACGTGGACCGGCTCCTTCAGGTGTTCCGCGCCAACGCGGGGCTCTCCACGCGCGGCGCGGTGGCCCCCGGCGGCTGGGAAGGGCTCGACGGCGAGGCGAACGGGAATCTCCGCGGCCACTACACCGGCCACTTCCTCACCATGCTGTCCCAGGCCTACGGCAGTACGGGCGAGAAGGCGTACGCCGACAGGATCCGCTCGATGATCGGGGCGCTGACGGAGGTCCGGGAAGCGCTCCGCCACGACCCGAACGTCCTCAGCGTCTCCGGCAGGTTCGGCACGGCGGCGGAGAACGTCCGCGGTTCCCACCAGTACGTCGATCTCCCGTCCGGAGTCCTCGGCGACGCCACGGACCTGACCCTCTCGGCCTGGGTGAAGCCCGCCCACGACGCCGACTGGACCCGGATCCTCGACTGCGGCCACGACACGAGCCGATACCTCTACCTGGCCGCCCGCAACGCGGACGGAGTCCCGCGCTTCGCGCTCACCTCCGACGGGCCGGGCGGCGAGCAGGGCATCAACGGCACCGAGCCGCTGGCCCTGAACGAGTGGAACCACGTGGCGGTGACGATCGCGGGCTCCACCGGCACGCTCTACGTCAACGGCACCGCGGTCGCCGCGAACACCGCGATGACCCTCGATCCCGCCGCACTCGGCCCCCTGAAGAACAACTGGCTCGGCCGCTCCAACTTCGCGGCCGACCCCGTCTTCGCCGGCGCGTTCGACGAGGTCAACGTCTGGTCGCGGGCGCTGACCGCCGGTGAGATCGCCGGACTGCAGGACGAGCCCGCCGCCGACTCACCCGCTGGAGCGGGGGACTTGGCGTCGTACGCCTTCGACGAGACAAGCGGCGCCTCCTTCGCCGACCGGTCCGGCCGCGGCCGGCACGCCACCCTGCGCCGCACCTGGGGCGGGCCGAGCCACCCCGGGTTCCTCGCGGCCTACCCGGAGACGCAGTTCATCACCCTGGAGTCGATGACCCGAGGCGACTACACCGTGGTGTGGGCGCCCTACTACACCGCGCACAAGATCCTGCGCGGTGTCCTCGACGCCTATCTCCACACGGACGACAGCCGGGCGTTCGACCTCGCCTCGGGCATGTGCGACTGGATGTACGCCCGCCTGTCCGCACTGCCGCGTACCACCCTGCAGCGCATGTGGGGCATCTTCTCCAGCGGAGAGTTCGGCGGCATCGTCGAGGCCATCTGCGACCTGTACGCCATCACCGGCAAGGCCGAACACCTGGCCCTGGCCCGCCTCTTCGACCTCGACAAGCTCATCGACGCGTGCGCCGCGGGCGACGACACCCTCGACGGGCTCCACGCCAACCAGCACATCCCCATCTTCACGGGACTGCTCCGGCTGTACGACGAGACGGGCTCACGGCGCTACCTCACCGCAGCGAAGAACTTCTGGGGCATGGTCGTGCCGACCCGCATGTACGGCATCGGCGGCACCAGTACCGGCGAGTTCTGGAAGGCGCCCGGTGTCATCGCCGGAACGCTCGGCGACACCACCGCCGAGACCTGCTGCGCGTACAACCTGCTCAAGCTGAGCCGGTCGCTGTTCCTCCACGAGCAGGACCCCGCGTACATGGACTACTACGAACGGGCCCTGTACAACCAGGTCCTCGGTTCGAAGCAGGACAAGGCCGACGCGGAGAAGCCGCTCGTCACCTACTTCATCGGCCTGACGCCCGGCCATGTGCGCGACTACACGCCCAAGGCGGGCACGACCTGCTGCGAGGGCACGGGCATGGAGAGCGCCACCAAATACCAGGACTCCGTCTACTTCCGGAAGGCCGACGACTCCGCCCTGTACGTGAACCTCTACAGTCCCTCCACTCTGACCTGGAAGGACAAGGGCGTCACGGTCACACAGACCACCGACTACCCGAGGGAACAGGGCACCACGCTCACCGTCCGGGGCTCCACCGCCGCCTTCGACCTGCGGCTGCGCGTGCCCGCCTGGGCGGGGAGCGGGTTCGCCGTGACCGTCAACGGCAGGAAGGCGAAGGGCGATCCGGTTCCGGGGGCCTACTTCTCCGTGTCGCGGACTTGGCGTGACGGGGACACCGTCCGGGTCTCGATCCCCTTCCGGCTGCGGGTGGAGAAGACCCTCGACAAGCCGGACGTCCAGGCCCTGTTCTACGGACCGGTCCATCTCGTGGCCCGCGGCAGTGCGAAGACCTACCTCCGCTTCGCCCTCCACCGCAACACCGCACTCTCCGGCGACCTGCTGCCCACCCTCACGCCGGTCGACGGTGAACCGCTGCACTACACGCTCGACGGCGTCCGCCTCGCACCCTTCCACGAAGGCACTCAGGACCCGACCCACGCCTATTTCCAGCGGGTCGAACCCAAGATGGTCTTCGGCACGACCGACTCGGGCGTCGCCAACCCGGCACGGCCCGACGGCACGACGCTCCTTGACGAGATCTGGTCGGCCGCCCCCTTCAGGAACAAGACCGCGCTCGTCAATCACGTCCGGACCGTCGTGGACATTTGGGTCGGGGGAGGACGCCTGAGCGCGGCGGACGGCAAGAAGGTGGTGAGTACGGCGAAGAGCGCGACGTACGTGCCGTAG
- a CDS encoding ATP-binding cassette domain-containing protein, which produces MIQVRGARENNLRDVSLDIPKRRLTVFTGVSGSGKSSLVFGTIAAESQRLINETYTAFVQSFMPSLGRPDVDSLRNLSAAIVVDQERMGANSRSTVGTATDAYTMLRIIFSRLGVPHIGTSGAFSFNLPEGMCPECEGTGEASTVDVDQLVDRELSLNEGAITVPYYAVDSWSWQIMVNSGFYDPDKKLRDFTEQEWADLLHKAPVKVKVGSNGFTYEGLVAKMQRTWLAKDRDSLQSHIKAFVDRAVVFARCPLCDGTRLAADALSSRIDGLNIADCSSMQISDLAAFVRGLDDPAVAPLITSLRELLESLVEIGLGYLSLDRTSGSLSGGEAQRVKMVRHLGSSITDVTYVFDEPTIGLHPHDIRRMNDLLIRLRDKGNTVLVVEHKPEVIAIADHVVDLGPGAGSAGGEICFTGDVAGLRASGTLTGRHLEHRAQLREQVRVPKGQLSIKGADLHNLKDVEVDIPLGVLAVVTGVAGSGKSSLIHGYLSGREGVVVADQSPIRGSRRSNPATYTGLLGPIRTAFAKANGVKAALFSANSEGACPKCNGIGLIYTDLAMMAGVASVCEKCEGERFTAEVLTYRLRGKNISEVLGMSIAEAHDFFPSGQAHTILGRLSDVGLGYLRLGQPLNTLSGGERQRLKLAIHMAEKSSTYVLDEPTTGLHLADVDKLLALLDRLVDDGNSVVVIEHHQAVMAHADWIIDLGPGGGHDGGQVVFTGTPADLVAEGDTVTARHLREYVAG; this is translated from the coding sequence CGGAAAGTCCTCGCTCGTCTTCGGCACCATCGCCGCCGAGTCGCAGCGCCTGATCAACGAGACCTACACCGCGTTCGTCCAGTCGTTCATGCCGAGCCTGGGCCGGCCCGACGTGGACAGCCTGCGCAATCTCAGCGCGGCGATCGTCGTCGACCAGGAGCGGATGGGCGCCAACTCGCGTTCCACGGTGGGCACGGCCACTGACGCGTACACCATGCTCAGGATCATTTTCAGCCGCCTCGGCGTCCCGCACATCGGCACATCGGGCGCCTTCAGCTTCAACCTGCCCGAAGGCATGTGTCCCGAGTGCGAGGGCACCGGCGAGGCCTCCACCGTCGACGTGGACCAGCTCGTGGACCGCGAGCTCTCGCTGAACGAGGGCGCGATCACCGTCCCGTACTACGCGGTGGACTCCTGGAGCTGGCAGATCATGGTCAACTCCGGTTTCTACGACCCCGACAAGAAGCTCAGGGACTTCACCGAGCAGGAGTGGGCCGACCTCCTGCACAAGGCCCCGGTCAAGGTGAAGGTCGGCTCGAACGGCTTCACGTACGAAGGCCTGGTGGCCAAGATGCAGCGGACGTGGCTCGCCAAGGACCGCGATTCCCTCCAGTCCCACATCAAGGCCTTCGTGGACCGGGCCGTGGTGTTCGCCCGCTGCCCGCTCTGCGACGGCACGCGTCTCGCCGCGGACGCGCTGTCGTCGAGGATCGACGGCCTGAACATCGCCGACTGCTCGTCGATGCAGATCAGCGATCTGGCCGCGTTCGTACGCGGCCTCGACGACCCCGCGGTCGCGCCGCTGATCACGAGCCTGCGCGAGCTGCTCGAATCGCTGGTCGAGATCGGGCTCGGCTATCTGAGCCTGGACCGCACATCGGGCTCGCTCTCCGGCGGCGAGGCCCAGCGCGTGAAGATGGTCCGCCACCTCGGCTCCAGCATCACCGACGTGACGTACGTCTTCGACGAGCCGACCATCGGCCTGCACCCGCACGACATCCGGCGCATGAACGACCTCCTGATCCGGCTGCGCGACAAGGGCAACACCGTGCTCGTGGTGGAGCACAAGCCCGAGGTGATCGCGATCGCCGACCACGTGGTGGACCTCGGACCCGGGGCCGGTTCGGCGGGCGGCGAGATCTGCTTCACCGGCGACGTGGCCGGACTCCGCGCCTCCGGCACGCTGACCGGGCGGCACCTGGAGCACCGCGCTCAGCTGCGCGAGCAGGTGCGGGTGCCCAAGGGGCAGCTGTCCATCAAGGGCGCCGATCTGCACAACCTCAAGGACGTCGAGGTCGACATCCCGCTCGGCGTGCTCGCCGTGGTCACCGGAGTCGCAGGCTCCGGCAAGAGCTCGCTGATCCACGGCTATCTCTCCGGGCGGGAGGGCGTGGTGGTGGCCGACCAGTCGCCGATACGCGGCTCGCGGCGCTCGAACCCGGCGACCTACACCGGACTGCTCGGCCCGATCCGCACCGCGTTCGCCAAGGCCAACGGCGTCAAGGCGGCACTGTTCAGCGCGAACTCGGAGGGTGCCTGCCCGAAGTGCAACGGCATCGGGCTCATCTACACCGACCTGGCGATGATGGCCGGGGTCGCGTCCGTCTGCGAGAAGTGCGAGGGGGAGCGGTTCACGGCCGAGGTCCTCACCTACCGGCTGCGCGGCAAGAACATCAGCGAGGTCCTCGGCATGTCCATCGCCGAGGCGCACGACTTCTTCCCCTCGGGCCAGGCGCACACCATCCTCGGCCGCCTCAGCGATGTCGGGCTCGGCTATCTGCGGCTCGGCCAGCCGCTCAACACCCTCTCCGGCGGCGAGCGCCAGCGCCTCAAGCTCGCCATCCACATGGCCGAGAAGTCATCGACGTACGTCCTGGACGAGCCGACGACCGGACTGCACCTGGCCGACGTGGACAAGCTGCTCGCGCTGCTCGACCGGCTCGTCGACGACGGCAACTCCGTGGTCGTCATCGAGCACCACCAGGCGGTGATGGCGCACGCGGACTGGATCATCGACCTCGGCCCCGGCGGTGGCCACGACGGTGGTCAAGTGGTGTTCACCGGCACGCCCGCGGACCTGGTGGCCGAGGGTGACACCGTGACGGCGCGGCATCTGCGGGAGTACGTCGCGGGCTGA